In one Mustela lutreola isolate mMusLut2 chromosome 8, mMusLut2.pri, whole genome shotgun sequence genomic region, the following are encoded:
- the LOC131837877 gene encoding olfactory receptor 6C6-like, translating into MRNQSREIKFILLGLTDDPQLQIVIFIFFFLNYVLSVIGNLSIILLTLLDPRLKTPMYFFLRNFSFLEASLTTVCIPRYLISIMTKNKIISYNSCASQLFFFLLLEITEFYLLAAMCFDRYVAICKPLHYPIIMNNKVCYQLLFSSWTIGFLFTFPPVALGLTLDFCASKVIDHFMCDTSPVLQLSCTDTHLLELLSFTLAIGILLITLPLVILSYTYIIKTILKLPSAQKRTKAFSTCSSHMIVVSLTYGSCIFNYIKPTAKERVTLSKGVTVIYTSVAPLLNPFIYTLRNQQVKEVFKDILQKIFSFFKK; encoded by the coding sequence ATGAGGAATCAGTCAAGAGAGATCAAGTTTATTCTCCTAGGATTGACTGATGACCCACAATTGcaaattgtgatttttatatttttcttcctaaactATGTGTTGAGCGTGATTGGGAACTTATCCATCATCCTTCTTACCTTGCTAGATCCCCGCCTCAAGACtcccatgtattttttcctcCGAAATTTCTCCTTCTTGGAAGCTTCATTGACAACAGTCTGTATTCCCAGATACCTGATAAGCATCATGacgaaaaacaaaataatttcctaCAATAGTTGTGCATCTCAgttattctttttcctcttattagaaattacagaattttacCTACTGGCTGCCATGTGTTTTGACCGGTATGTAGCAATCTGCAAACCCCTCCATTACCCCATCATTATGAACAACAAAGTGTGTTACCAACTACTATTCAGTTCATGGACAATTGGCTTTctgtttacatttccaccagtggCCTTGGGACTGACACTGGATTTCTGTGCTTCCAAAGTAATTGATCATTTCATGTGTGACACTTCCCCCGTGCTGCAGCTTTCCTGTACTGACACTCATTTACTGGAATTGCTTTCATTTACCTTAGCTATTGGAATACTCCTGATCACATTGCCTTTAGTAATTCTTTCCTACACATACATTATCAAGACCATTCTAAAACTCCCCTCTGCTCAGAAAAGAACAAAGGCTTTTTCTACTTGTTCTTCTCATATGATTGTAGTCTCCCTTACTTATGGTAGCTGTATCTTTAATTACATAAAACCAACAGCAAAGGAAAGGGTGACTTTATCTAAAGGTGTAACTGTTATTTACACCTCAGTTGCCCCTTTATTAAACCCTTTCATTTACACTCTCAGAAACCAGCAAGTGAAAGAAGTGTTCAAGGATATACTccaaaagattttctcttttttcaaaaaatga